Proteins from a single region of Fundulus heteroclitus isolate FHET01 chromosome 12, MU-UCD_Fhet_4.1, whole genome shotgun sequence:
- the mn1b gene encoding transcriptional activator MN1 — protein sequence MFGLEQFGSQINIRNPGQSERNINQQRLNMGSHYKSPGFHAGGPPGAVESGMGPINDSQMLGLNMNMNGEPYGGFHPRGHPDMHAGGGLQQQQQGPMHGFFNNQQPHQGHSHAHQPHPHQHHPHFSGNFGGPDPGSSCLHGGRLMGYNSNGMGPQQGFGEGFDPLAEGQAGEAFPQQQPQQQRPANIPEFQHHAPPSGNHPVPAPCLPLDQSPNRAASFHGLPSSSSTSSEPHTMEPRRMPNQGAVEGLEYNFPNEPPSGHFDVPVFSPSESESQLPHFGPGRPVPGGNFPGSAGIPRTPGMPGISKGHQPPPQPQQPQHGVYFERFGNGRKMPVGMEPGVNARHPLMQPQQQAGLIARQNSCPPGLPRPPQAEPGNTNPNILDGGVMMPGQHNQFEYPIHRLENRGLHPYGDPMFNMQQPAPPPSQQPPNQRLQHFDSPYMNMAKRPRFDFPNSHGGEGWCGSMDNHLSPSAYPGLPGEFTPPVNESFAPGPLQHPGPEPQSLQQRQNAAMMIKQMASRNQQQRMRQPSLQQLGHHGDVPPVPMAHGGPVGNMPQPNFERENSGRMPNIDGQNPHVTQENSWFQGSHPPGEIMSRRMGGAGTESGPNDMGLQQNGAGMMFRPGIGIQEPMRIAGDGHVQTLHSPGIHSQFSGNMGNLSQMQSPGAGGGHPNAPAERRPADFPAPPMGVQPTFPYGGANRQGPPHNAPQGVSTSPGSYPPQSEFPSGQRSSVSKLGALSLGNFSKTSSKDSVFGQSCLAALSTACQNMIASLGAPNLNVTFNKKNQNEGKRKLSQTEQDINSSTSNGTGSAGPEYFQSSTSQNNQMPGTSNSNPKPVSQSQTVQGEASALSPNYNMDATPCSEGKATTGSGRGRGRRKRDSGHVSPGIFFSSENGNPVVSPGQQTPSAGVGERGGGTPHEKHLQSPSWGKGGDLMLGDQADLMSSLDSGIQSVAAKSDSSSPRVDFPDDVSTHYGNEDEVSSSSDAGGASATKPNRSPMITGSPKMQRSDHSLLNGQKPLGMGINNHTTSAPDSYGLNTGAGTGASGVSHPGTPGVEQVRTPSSTSGQEEIHPLEILQAQIQLQRQQFSISEDQPLAMKNGKKSSDCPSQNGDNELPGCSPDAGKGSMGTIDLDTLMAEQHATWYVPSDKAMMDGSEDDKAMGPWEKTKSQNNSKEESELSQSKTGAAAPGAVGGGGGGGGGGGSSGGNHLQCLSVHCTDELGDSKGRGGPVSSWRSIHSDISNRFGTFVAALT from the exons ATGTTTGGGCTGGAGCAGTTTGGTTCTCAAATTAATATCAGAAACCCTGGCCAGTCAGAAAGAAACATAAACCAACAGAGACTGAACATGGGCTCACATTATAAAAGCCCAGGCTTTCATGCTGGAGGCCCACCTGGAGCTGTGGAGTCCGGCATGGGCCCCATAAATGACTCCCAAATGCTCGGGCTCAACATGAACATGAACGGTGAACCGTATGGTGGGTTTCACCCTCGGGGACACCCAGACATGCATGCAGGGGGCggactccagcagcagcagcaaggacCCATGCATGGATTTTTTAACAACCAGCAACCTCATCAAGGACATTCGCATGCCCATCAACCTCACCCCCACCAACATCACCCACATTTCAGTGGGAATTTTGGAGGCCCAGATCCAGGGTCATCATGCTTACATGGAGGCAGGCTGATGGGCTACAACAGCAATGGCATGGGACCACAGCAGGGCTTTGGAGAGGGTTTTGATCCTCTTGCTGAGGGACAGGCGGGAGAAGCCTTTCCCCAGCAACAGCCACAGCAGCAGAGGCCTGCTAACATACCCGAATTTCAACATCACGCCCCCCCTAGCGGCAACCATCCCGTCCCTGCTCCCTGTCTTCCCCTGGACCAGTCACCTAACAGAGCAGCCTCCTTCCACGGTCTTCCATCTTCTTCATCTACATCATCTGAGCCTCACACTATGGAGCCTCGACGGATGCCCAACCAAGGAGCCGTGGAGGGACTAGAGTACAACTTTCCAAACGAGCCTCCATCTGGACATTTTGATGTACCTGTGTTTTCCCCATCAGAGTCAGAATCTCAGCTACCACATTTTGGACCAGGCAGGCCTGTTCCCGGTGGAAATTTCCCAGGGAGCGCCGGCATACCCCGGACACCGGGTATGCCAGGCATTTCTAAAGGACACCAGCCTCCACCACAGCCCCAGCAACCTCAGCATGGAGTGTATTTTGAGCGTTTTGGAAATGGCCGGAAGATGCCTGTGGGAATGGAGCCGGGGGTCAATGCAAGACATCCCCTGATGCAGCCACAACAACAAGCTGGCTTAATAGCCAGACAGAACTCTTGCCCCCCTGGCCTCCCTCGACCCCCTCAGGCTGAGCCTGGCAATACTAACCCCAACATTCTGGACGGAGGGGTCATGATGCCTGGCCAACATAACCAGTTTGAATATCCCATTCACAGACTGGAAAATAGAGGTTTGCACCCCTATGGGGACCCCATGTTTAATATGCAgcagccagctcctcctcccTCCCAGCAGCCCCCAAATCAGAGGCTGCAACACTTTGACTCTCCTTACATGAACATGGCGAAAaggcccagatttgattttCCCAATTCACATGGTGGTGAAGGTTGGTGTGGGAGTATGGATAACCACCTCTCTCCCTCAGCTTACCCCGGCCTGCCGGGAGAGTTCACTCCACCTGTGAATGAAAGTTTTGCACCAGGTCCCCTGCAGCATCCAGGGCCTGAGCCACAGTCTCTGCAACAGCGCCAGAATGCAGCCATGATGATCAAACAGATGGCCTCTCGCAACCAGCAGCAGAGGATGAGACAGCCGAGTCTTCAGCAGCTAGGTCACCATGGCGACGTGCCTCCTGTCCCGATGGCTCATGGAGGTCCAGTTGGGAACATGCCTCAGCCCAACTTTGAAAGGGAGAACAGTGGCAGAATGCCCAACATTGATGGACAAAATCCTCATGTAACTCAGGAGAACTCCTGGTTTCAGGGTTCCCACCCACCTGGAGAGATCATGTCACGGCGCATGGGTGGTGCAGGTACTGAGTCTGGGCCTAATGACATGGGGCTGCAACAGAACGGGGCTGGGATGATGTTCAGGCCAGGCATTGGTATACAGGAGCCCATGAGAATAGCAGGAGATGGACATGTGCAGACCCTTCATTCTCCAGGCATACACTCACAGTTTAGTGGAAACATGGGTAACCTCTCACAAATGCAGTCcccaggagctggaggaggacaTCCGAATGCACCAGCAGAAAGGCGACCAGCTGACTTCCCTGCACCTCCGATGGGAGTACAGCCAACGTTTCCCTATGGAGGAGCTAACCGCCAGGGGCCGCCTCACAATGCTCCCCAGGGGGTGAGCACCTCACCAGGGAGCTACCCTCCACAGTCTGAGTTCCCCTCAGGCCAGCGGTCGTCTGTTAGTAAGCTAGGAGCTCTGTCCCTGGGGAACTTCAGCAAAACCAGCTCTAAGGACAGTGTTTTCGGTCAGAGCTGTTTAGCGGCCCTGTCCACGGCCTGCCAGAATATGATCGCTAGCCTAGGGGCCCCCAATCTTAATGTAACATTCAACAAGAAGAACCAAAATGAGGGCAAGCGAAAACTAAGTCAGACAGAGCAGGACATTAATAGCAGCACATCTAATGGGACTGGAAGTGCTGGTCCTGAATATTTTCAGAGCAGCACTTCCCAGAACAACCAGATGCCTGGCACCAGTAATAGCAACCCTAAGCCTGTAAGTCAAAGCCAGACGGTGCAGGGGGAAGCCAGTGCCCTCTCCCCAAACTACAACATGGACGCTACCCCGTGCAGTGAGGGGAAGGCAACAACAGGGagtgggagagggagagggaggagaaAAAGAGACAGTGGACATGTGAGccctggaatttttttttcctctgaaaatggtAACCCTGTTGTTAGTCCAGGCCAGCAGACCCCTTCGGCTGGCGTTGGGGAGAGGGGTGGGGGCACACCTCATGAAAAACACCTCCAGTCACCCTCTTGGGGGAAAGGAGGTGACCTTATGTTGGGGGACCAGGCTGACCTTATGTCTTCTTTAGACAGTGGCATTCAAAGTGTTGCTGCCAAGTCTGACAGCAGCTCACCAAGGGTGGACTTCCCTGACGATGTCAGCACCCACTATGGCAACGAGGATGAGGTGTCATCCAGCTCGGATGCAGGAGGGGCTTCCGCAACCAAGCCCAATCGCAGCCCTATGATCACAGGCTCACCCAAAATGCAGCGGAGTGATCACAGTTTATTAAATGGACAAAAGCCCCTTGGGATGGGCATAAACAATCATACTACCTCAGCACCAGACAGCTATGGACTGAACACTGGTGCCGGCACAGGGGCCAGCGGGGTGAGCCACCCGGGCACTCCTGGGGTGGAGCAGGTACGCACCCCATCCAGCACCTCGGGCCAGGAAGAAATCCACCCTCTGGAGATCCTTCAGGCCCAGATCCAGCTGCAGCGGCAACAGTTCAGTATCTCAGAAGACCAGCCCTTGGCTATGAAGAACGGCAAAAAGAGCAGCGACTGTCCCTCGCAGAACGGAGACAATGAGCTGCCAGGCTGCAGCCCGGATGCCGGGAAGGGCTCAATGGGCACAATTGACCTTGACACCCTCATGGCAGAGCAGCACGCCACCTGGTACGTGCCCAGTGACAAGGCCATGATGGATGGGTCAGAGGATGACAAGGCCATGGGACCCTGGGAAAAAACTAAAAGCCAAAACAACAGCAAAGAAG AATCTGAGCTCTCCCAGAGTAAGACCGGAGCTGCGGCCCCGGGAGccgtaggaggaggaggaggaggaggaggaggaggtgggagCAGCGGCGGAAACCACCTGCAGTGCCTGTCCGTCCACTGCACAGACGAGCTGGGGGACAGCAAGGGCCGAGGGGGGCCCGTCTCTTCTTGGCGCTCCATCCACTCTGACATCTCGAACCGATTTGGGACGTTTGTTGCGGCTCTGACTtga